ATCCGAAGTTCGGCGAGGGGATCGTGCTCGACAGCGAGGGTTCGGGCTCGAAGACCCGCGTCCAGGTCAATTTCGCGAGCGCTGGGACCAAGTGGTTGGTCCTGGCCTACGCCCGGCTGGAGCCGCTCGGCTGAGCGCCACGCCGGGCCCGATCACCACGAGAAGCACGCAGGAGGGATACGCATGCAACGCCGTACATTCATTCGGGGGCTCGGCACCGGTTCACTCGCCCTTGGGGCGGGCGCCGCCGGGGTGAGTCACGCGAAGGGCAAGACCGAGCACAAATGGCGGATGGTGACCACCTGGCCGAAGAACTTTCCCGGCCTCGGTACCGGTGCCGAGAAGCTCGCCGAACTGATCGAGACCCTCAGCGGTGGGCGGATCCGGGTGCGGGTCTTCGGCGCCAACGAGCTGGTGCCGCCGTTCGAGGTCTTCGATACGGTGGCGCGCGGCACGGCCCAGATCGGCCACGGCGCGGCCTATTACTGGAAGGGCAAGAGCGAGGCGGCCCAGTTCTTCTCGGCAGTGCCCTTCGGCCTGACCGCGCAGGAGATGAACGGCTGGCTCTACCATGGGGGTGGCCTGGAGCTCTGGACCGAGCTCTACGACCGGTTCGGCCTGATTCCGGCACCGGCTGGCAACACGGGCGTCCAGATGGGTGGCTGGTTCAACAAGGAGATCGACTCGCTCGAGGATCTGAAGGGGCTCAAGATGCGCATTCCGGGCCTCGGCGGAGAGGTGCTCAAGCGTGCCGGCGGCACCCCTGTCAACCTGGCCGGTAACGAACTCTTCATCGCCCTGCAGAACAATACCATCGACGCCACCGAATGGGTCGGTCCCTACAACGACCTCGCCTTCGGCCTCTACAAGGCGGCCAAGTACTATTACTACCCGGGCTGGCACGAGCCGGGCACGACGCTGGAGGCCATGATCAACAAGGACGCCTTCGCCGAGCTGTCCGAGGATCTCCAGGCGATCGTCCTCAATGCCTGCAAGGTCGTCAATCAGGACATGCTCGCCGAGTATACGGTTCGCAATCCGAACGCATTGAAGACTCTGTTGAGCGAGCACAAGGTCGAGCTGCGGCGTTTCCCTGACGACGTCATCGAGCGGCTGCGTGCGCTCTCCGAGGAGGTCGTCGCCGAGATCGGCGCACGCGATGCCTTCTCGAAGCGGGTCTACGCCTCGTTCCGTAGCTTCCTCGAACAGGCCAGGCGATGGGGCGGACTCACCGAGCTGACCTACCTGCAGGTTCGCGACGGAACGTGATCGCCCACCCCGCCGGTGGCGGCCGGAATCGGCTGACCGCCACCGGCGACGCCCCGCCCCTCGCCCTCTACATCCATGTCCCCTGGTGTGAGCGCAAGTGCCCTTACTGTGATTTCGGGTCGCGACCGCGCCCACGCGTGTTGCCGGAGTCGGCCTATCGCGAGGCCTTGTTGCGGGACCTGGCCCTGGAGCTCGACGGCCTGCCCGCCCGCCGCCCGCTGACG
This portion of the Thioflavicoccus mobilis 8321 genome encodes:
- a CDS encoding TRAP transporter substrate-binding protein, translating into MQRRTFIRGLGTGSLALGAGAAGVSHAKGKTEHKWRMVTTWPKNFPGLGTGAEKLAELIETLSGGRIRVRVFGANELVPPFEVFDTVARGTAQIGHGAAYYWKGKSEAAQFFSAVPFGLTAQEMNGWLYHGGGLELWTELYDRFGLIPAPAGNTGVQMGGWFNKEIDSLEDLKGLKMRIPGLGGEVLKRAGGTPVNLAGNELFIALQNNTIDATEWVGPYNDLAFGLYKAAKYYYYPGWHEPGTTLEAMINKDAFAELSEDLQAIVLNACKVVNQDMLAEYTVRNPNALKTLLSEHKVELRRFPDDVIERLRALSEEVVAEIGARDAFSKRVYASFRSFLEQARRWGGLTELTYLQVRDGT